In Mycteria americana isolate JAX WOST 10 ecotype Jacksonville Zoo and Gardens chromosome 3, USCA_MyAme_1.0, whole genome shotgun sequence, a single genomic region encodes these proteins:
- the YWHAQ gene encoding 14-3-3 protein theta has protein sequence MDKTELIQKAKLAEQAERYDDMATCMKAVTEQGAELSNEERNLLSVAYKNVVGGRRSAWRVISSIEQKTDTSDKKMQLIKDYREKVESELRSICTTVLELLDKYLIANATNPESKVFYLKMKGDYFRYLAEVACGDDRKQTIENSQGAYQEAFDISKKEMQPTHPIRLGLALNFSVFYYEILNNPELACTLAKTAFDEAIAELDTLNEDSYKDSTLIMQLLRDNLTLWTSDSAGEECDAAEGAEN, from the exons ATGGATAAGACCGAGTTGATCCAGAAAGCCAAGCTGGCTGAGCAAGCTGAGCGCTACGATGATATGGCCACCTGCATGAAGGCAGTAACTGAGCAAGGTGCTGAGCTGTCCAACGAGGAGCGCAACCTGCTCTCAGTGGCCTACAAGAACGTAGTGGGGGGGCGGCGCTCTGCCTGGAGGGTCATCTCTAGCATTGAGCAGAAGACAGACACCAGTGACAAGAAGATGCAGCTTATCAAGGACTATCGGGAGAAGGTGGAGTCTGAGCTCAGGTCCATCTGCACCACTGTGCTG gaGCTGTTGGACAAATATTTAATAGCTAATGCAACTAATCCAGAGAGCAAGGTATTCTACCTGAAGATGAAGGGAGACTACTTCCGATACCTTGCTGAAGTTGCCTGTGGTGATGACAGAAAAC aaacaatAGAAAACTCACAGGGAGCTTATCAGGAGGCATTTGATATCAGCAAGAAGGAGATGCAGCCAACACATCCAATTCGCTTGGGTCTAGCTCTTaacttctctgtattttattatgAGATTCTCAACAATCCTGAGCTTGCCTGCACACTGGCAAAGACA GCGTTTGATGAGGCTATTGCAGAACTTGATACACTGAACGAAGACTCATACAAAGACAGTACTCTCATCATGCAGTTGCTTAGAGACAACCTAACA ttaTGGACATCAGACAGTGCAGGAGAAGAATGTGATGCTGCAGAAGGTGCAGAAAACTAA